The following coding sequences are from one Nicotiana tabacum cultivar K326 chromosome 1, ASM71507v2, whole genome shotgun sequence window:
- the LOC107764322 gene encoding uncharacterized protein LOC107764322 yields the protein MAELQKRKKEKAHISRISRSMLLAYFIETFKEMAGKFVMADAWAKKVETRVNDSFAIRQSPGEGLRDFLSQFNKVRMTLPNVSEGMAVAAFQNAMNREGSKATRKLLSRLIKYPPATWDEIYNAYCVEIGEDDEDLNRSTRRLISVQSEPWREHRDNTRRDPPMPRSDVVYALEKLGSKVKWPPKMRSDPSTRKSDAFCEFHKDRGHKTEDCHALRLEVANLLQQGHLKEFLSDKGRNTLAKGRERPDSPKPPSPARTINMIIEGSDDAFIKNIKFTATHKFKRSITPRTLNKLRARSPRPQWWGDAGDDVSYHGSGYDIQHIVGHP from the exons ATGGCGGAGTTGCAGAAGAGGAAAAAAGAGAAGGCTCACATTAGCAGAATAAGTCGTTCAATG TTGCTGGCTTATTTCATAGAAACATTCAAAGAGATGGCGGGCAAGTTCGTAATGGCAGATGCTTGGGCCAAGAAAGTTGAAACAAGGGTAAATGATAGCTTCGCCATCAGACAATCCCCAGGGGAAGGACTGAGGGACTTCTTATCTCAATTCAACAAGGTGAGGATGACCTTACCAAATGTCTCCGAAGGGATGGCCGTAGCAGCCTTCCAGAATGCGATGAATAGAGAAGGTTCAAAGGCGACTAGAAAGCTACTAAGCCGATTGATAAAGTATCCACCAGCTACCTGGGATGAGATCTATAATGCCTATTGTGTCGAGATCGGGGAAGATGATGAAGACCTCAATAGGTCAACCCGGCGACTCATCTCAGTGCAATCCGAACCTTGGAGGGAACATAGGGACAACACAAGGAGAGACCCTCCAATGCCGCGATCAG ACGTGGTTTACGCACTCGAGAAGCTTGGATCAAAGGTGAAATGGCCACCAAAGATGAGGTCCGACCCAAGCACCAGGAAGTCCGACGCCTTCTGTGAGTTCCACAAAGATCGTGGACACAAAACAGAAGACTGCCACGCTTTAAGGTTAGAAGTGGCGAACCTGCTGCAACAAGGACACCTCAAAGAGTTTCTGAGCGACAAAGGCAGGAATACCTTAGCAAAAGGCCGAGAACGTCCAGACTCGCCAAAGCCTCCCTCTCCCGCTCGCACCATCAACATGATTATTGAGGGTAGTGACGACGCCTTCATCAAAAACATCAAATTCACTGCCACTCACAAATTCAAGAGATCAATCAccccacgaacg ttgaaCAAACTTCGGGCGAGATCCCCTCGTCCTCAATGGTGGGGTGATGCTGGAGATGACGTTTCATATCATGGATCAGGATACGACATACAACACATCGTAGGTCATCCATAG